The following proteins come from a genomic window of Malus sylvestris chromosome 4, drMalSylv7.2, whole genome shotgun sequence:
- the LOC126619595 gene encoding uncharacterized protein LOC126619595 — MTYDDCKDRGEVVPELILRIGGEDGKGDYMKLGDGDRGGCGTAEGFEAEVEPPSTRKLASLWYWVRLVLLVMCLGLLAGVFAKWVGPYFMDNEIIPILNWETRTFSPPVLAVLVFASVALFPTVLLPSSPSMWVAGMTFGYGYGFLLIISAAAVGVSLPFFVGSLFYHKIQGWLEKYPKRASVLRSAGEGDWFHQFRAVTLIRISPFPYIIYNYAAVATNVKYVPYLLGSLAGMVPETFAAIYTGILIRTLADASHERHGLSAPQIIFTVVGFSLTVATTIFFTVYAKRQLKELQKDEEPLLH; from the exons ATGACCTATGACGATTGTAAGGATCGGGGAGAGGTGGTGCCGGAGCTGATTTTGAGAATTGGGGGCGAAGACGGCAAAGGGGACTATATGAAGTTGGGGGATGGTGATCGTGGCGGTTGTGGGACGGCGGAGGGGTTTGAGGCGGAGGTGGAGCCACCTTCTACTAGAAAGTTAGCTTCTTTGTGGTATTGGGTTAGGTTGGTACTGTTGGTTATGTGCTTGGGGTTGTTGGCTGGGGTTTTTGCAAAATGGGTCGGACCATATTTCATGGATAAC GAGATTATTCCAATTCTTAACTGGGAGACAAGAACATTCAGTCCTCCAGTGCTTGCAGTTCTAGTCTTTGCTTCTGTGGCATTATTTCCCACTGTACTTTTACCATCGTCACCTTCTATGTGGGTGGCTGGCATGACTTTTGGTTATGGCTATGGATTTCTTCTAATCATATCAGCAGCAGCTGTGGGTGTATCACTTCCATTTTTCGTTGGCTCTCTCTTCTATCACAAAATTCAA GGGTGGTTAGAAAAATATCCAAAGAGAGCATCTGTTTTAAGATCAGCTGGGGAAGGAGACTGGTTTCATCAGTTTCGAGCTGTAACATTAATCAGGATTTCTCCATTCCCTTACATTATCTATAATTATGCTGCTGTGGCAACAAATGTCAAGTACGTTCCTTACCTGTTAGGGTCATTGGCGGGAATGGTGCCAGAAACATTTGCCGCCATCTACAC TGGGATCCTGATACGGACGTTGGCAGACGCTTCACATGAGCGCCATGGTCTTTCAGCCCCACAGATAATCTTCACTGTAGTTGGCTTCTCTTTGACTGTGGCTACCACAATTTTCTTCACGGTTTATGCCAAAAGGCAGCTTAAGGAATTACAAAAGGACGAAGAGCCACTGCTGCACTAA